In the genome of Pseudobdellovibrionaceae bacterium, one region contains:
- a CDS encoding VTT domain-containing protein, with the protein MKWLRQFYEKCTELAQKPSALPILGAFSFIESIFFPIPTDPILIAVCAARPKRSLKAAAWAIIFSVLGGCVGFFIGHYFSDFARELLLKYFITPKDWDKLVGFFAAGSFAFTIIGAFTPIPFKVFTIAAGLLGGSFIPFVLGALVGRSLRFGLIGILFYFFGETIKVWIEAHFDKVVWAVSALIILLTALYFLI; encoded by the coding sequence GTGAAGTGGTTAAGACAGTTTTACGAAAAATGCACAGAATTAGCGCAAAAACCCAGCGCTCTTCCCATTTTGGGAGCCTTCTCTTTTATTGAATCCATCTTTTTTCCTATTCCCACCGATCCTATTCTCATTGCAGTTTGTGCGGCGCGCCCTAAGCGTTCGTTAAAAGCCGCGGCATGGGCCATTATTTTTAGTGTCCTTGGTGGATGTGTTGGGTTTTTTATCGGCCATTACTTCTCAGACTTTGCACGCGAGCTTTTACTCAAATACTTCATCACCCCTAAAGATTGGGACAAACTGGTAGGATTCTTTGCGGCGGGAAGCTTTGCCTTTACCATCATCGGAGCCTTCACCCCCATCCCATTTAAAGTATTTACTATTGCCGCTGGTCTACTGGGTGGATCGTTCATCCCTTTTGTACTCGGGGCTTTAGTAGGTCGAAGTCTAAGATTTGGTTTAATAGGTATTTTGTTCTATTTCTTTGGGGAAACCATCAAAGTTTGGATTGAAGCTCATTTTGATAAAGTGGTCTGGGCCGTTTCTGCACTGATTATTTTATTAACTGCCCTTTACTTTTTAATCTAA
- a CDS encoding agmatinase family protein, translated as MEKNKTSILEKLNLSEDTLAADSPLFGWERSQAESELVIIPAPWEPTTSFKGGTSASPGLIRVASHQMDYFHEVYGYEPYAKGIFYQDVDPKIEPLHERALKLCDYVQSTLAENVDADVSKEQAEMNGLSDQFNHIIYTQAKGVLEQNKTPALFGGDHSTPFGVLKALSEKYDEWSILHIDAHLDLRVAYQGFNHSHASIMYNASKLPNAPKNLVHVGVRDFSQSEYTYAQSNGHKIWTDRRLKTLEFENQSWDQIIDQILQPLNKNVYVSFDIDGLDPNLCPGTGTPVPGGLTYGNACRLIETLAKRTNIVGFDLVEVASPEQDPEDWNCNVGARLLFELCLATLSTTK; from the coding sequence ATGGAAAAAAATAAGACCTCAATTTTAGAAAAATTAAATCTATCTGAAGACACTTTGGCAGCTGACAGTCCTCTTTTTGGTTGGGAACGCTCCCAAGCCGAAAGTGAACTGGTCATCATCCCCGCTCCTTGGGAGCCCACCACATCTTTTAAGGGTGGAACTTCGGCTTCGCCTGGGCTGATTCGCGTGGCCAGTCATCAAATGGACTACTTCCACGAAGTCTATGGTTATGAACCTTATGCTAAAGGGATCTTCTATCAAGACGTGGACCCTAAAATTGAGCCCCTCCATGAGCGAGCCCTGAAACTCTGCGACTATGTTCAAAGTACTCTGGCTGAAAATGTAGACGCTGATGTCAGTAAAGAGCAGGCCGAGATGAATGGACTCAGTGATCAGTTCAATCACATCATTTACACTCAAGCTAAAGGTGTCCTTGAACAAAACAAAACCCCTGCGCTATTTGGTGGTGATCATTCCACTCCATTTGGAGTCTTAAAAGCATTAAGTGAAAAGTACGACGAGTGGTCTATCCTACATATTGATGCCCACTTAGACTTGCGCGTAGCCTACCAAGGATTTAATCATTCCCACGCGTCCATCATGTATAACGCTTCAAAGTTACCCAATGCTCCGAAAAATTTAGTGCATGTGGGAGTTCGAGATTTTTCACAAAGCGAATACACTTATGCACAAAGTAATGGGCATAAGATATGGACAGATCGACGTTTAAAAACTTTAGAATTTGAAAATCAAAGCTGGGATCAAATCATTGATCAAATTTTGCAGCCCTTAAATAAGAATGTGTATGTCAGTTTTGATATTGATGGCTTAGACCCTAATCTATGCCCAGGAACAGGAACTCCAGTGCCTGGAGGCTTAACTTATGGCAACGCCTGTCGCTTGATCGAAACACTGGCTAAGCGCACCAATATCGTTGGCTTTGATCTGGTCGAAGTGGCCTCGCCAGAGCAAGACCCCGAAGACTGGAACTGCAACGTGGGCGCTCGGCTCTTGTTTGAATTGTGCCTCGCCACACTTTCCACAACGAAATAA
- a CDS encoding TraR/DksA family transcriptional regulator produces the protein MELISKELINECKEKLIAAKSDLLNRVKDTRQNLYSEEKGGDEGDQTVRALAEREMLHMADRIRRQLLEIESALARIENGTFGICEETDEAIEPQRLRAIPWTRLSIEGAEMRESIGKRYAR, from the coding sequence ATGGAGTTAATCTCTAAAGAACTCATTAACGAATGTAAAGAAAAACTAATCGCAGCGAAGAGCGACCTGCTTAACCGCGTAAAGGACACTCGTCAAAATCTGTATTCAGAAGAAAAGGGTGGCGATGAAGGTGACCAAACTGTGAGAGCACTTGCTGAGAGAGAAATGCTTCATATGGCTGATCGTATTCGCAGACAGTTGCTAGAAATTGAATCTGCATTAGCAAGAATCGAAAATGGTACATTTGGAATCTGCGAAGAGACCGACGAAGCCATTGAGCCACAAAGACTCAGAGCTATCCCTTGGACTCGCTTAAGCATCGAAGGTGCTGAAATGCGCGAGAGCATAGGCAAGCGTTACGCTAGATAG
- a CDS encoding FxsA family protein — MTLILFLLLPVLEIYLFVKAFQAYGFWVLLIEVLFTAWLGFTILRFRSLIMIGALNKTLKEKSSPEKEMLKGLLIFLGALLLIVPGLLTDVLGLLCLFGPTRGLIGLLMSRNLKRMAKDGRFRMVYNSTPFGRDPSSNIYDFDDIGGEIRDVGPGTEVEVVTETVFLESERRPSPTDREE, encoded by the coding sequence ATGACATTGATATTATTTTTATTGTTACCTGTCTTAGAGATTTATCTTTTTGTAAAAGCCTTTCAGGCTTATGGCTTTTGGGTTCTGCTGATAGAAGTGCTTTTCACGGCGTGGTTAGGGTTCACCATCTTGCGTTTTCGCTCTTTGATCATGATCGGAGCCTTAAATAAAACGTTAAAAGAAAAGTCGAGCCCTGAAAAAGAAATGCTCAAAGGACTGTTGATCTTCTTAGGGGCACTTCTTTTGATTGTTCCAGGCTTGCTCACAGATGTGCTTGGACTGCTCTGTTTATTTGGTCCTACGCGTGGCTTGATCGGTTTACTGATGAGTAGAAATTTAAAACGTATGGCCAAAGATGGCCGCTTTCGTATGGTGTATAACAGTACCCCCTTTGGCCGAGACCCTTCCTCAAACATATATGATTTTGATGACATCGGGGGAGAAATCAGAGATGTGGGGCCAGGCACAGAGGTCGAGGTAGTGACTGAAACTGTGTTTCTAGAAAGCGAACGAAGACCCTCTCCAACAGACCGCGAAGAGTAA
- a CDS encoding exodeoxyribonuclease III — protein sequence MSKSLKIISWNVNGIRALHKKGLRNFLERQQPDVFCVQETKSKLNQLDEERYQDLYPHGYWSEAVKAGYSGTCTLSKEEPQWVQHGIEIEKYDSEGRFVVTKFPEFLLYNVYFPNGGMGDERQSFKMDFLEDFTDHLAGMIAAGEQIILVGDYNVAHKEVDVYDPVRLSKVSGFLPEEREWFDSFLEVGFVDAFRHFNPQARDKYTWWSYRERARDNNRGWRIDYMCVTPGLLPFIKSFKHLDHQVGSDHCPLEMVLKF from the coding sequence ATGTCAAAGTCACTGAAGATCATATCTTGGAACGTCAACGGAATCAGAGCTCTCCACAAAAAAGGACTGCGTAATTTTTTAGAGCGTCAGCAGCCCGATGTCTTTTGTGTGCAAGAGACCAAAAGCAAACTCAACCAACTGGATGAAGAGCGCTATCAGGATCTGTATCCTCATGGGTATTGGTCTGAGGCGGTGAAGGCAGGCTATTCAGGCACATGCACGCTCAGTAAGGAAGAGCCTCAGTGGGTGCAGCATGGAATTGAAATAGAGAAATACGATTCTGAAGGCCGTTTTGTGGTGACCAAATTCCCAGAATTTTTGCTTTACAATGTCTATTTTCCCAATGGGGGAATGGGGGATGAGAGGCAAAGTTTTAAGATGGACTTCTTAGAAGACTTTACGGATCATCTGGCAGGCATGATCGCTGCGGGCGAGCAGATCATTCTTGTTGGGGACTATAACGTGGCTCACAAAGAAGTCGATGTTTATGACCCCGTTCGTTTATCCAAAGTCAGTGGGTTCTTGCCTGAAGAAAGAGAGTGGTTTGATTCCTTTTTAGAAGTGGGCTTTGTAGATGCGTTCAGACATTTTAATCCTCAAGCAAGAGACAAGTACACGTGGTGGTCTTACCGTGAACGCGCTCGTGACAACAACAGAGGGTGGAGAATTGATTATATGTGTGTCACCCCAGGGCTTTTGCCTTTTATAAAGTCCTTTAAGCACTTAGATCATCAAGTGGGTTCAGATCATTGCCCTTTAGAAATGGTTTTAAAATTTTAA
- a CDS encoding peroxiredoxin, whose product MSLIGTMAPPFKAPAVTPDNQIGEFRFDNCKGQWVVLFFYPLDFTFVCPTEITQFRELKNAFADRKAIVVGCSVDSVYAHKKWIDDDLGDLGFYLVSDLKKTISRDYDCYLETDGVATRATYIIDPEGRIQYASQNNLNVGRDAEEILRVLDALQTGELCGAGWTKGSKTLNP is encoded by the coding sequence ATGAGTCTAATCGGAACTATGGCCCCACCATTCAAAGCCCCAGCCGTAACACCTGATAATCAGATCGGAGAATTCCGCTTTGATAACTGCAAAGGCCAATGGGTGGTTTTGTTTTTCTACCCTCTGGATTTCACTTTTGTGTGCCCCACTGAAATCACTCAATTTCGTGAACTTAAAAATGCCTTCGCAGACAGAAAAGCCATAGTGGTCGGATGCAGCGTGGACTCTGTTTATGCCCATAAAAAATGGATTGATGACGATTTAGGAGATTTGGGCTTTTACCTCGTGTCAGACCTTAAAAAGACCATCTCTAGAGACTACGACTGTTACTTAGAAACAGACGGTGTGGCCACGCGTGCGACATACATCATCGACCCCGAAGGACGCATCCAATACGCCAGTCAAAACAATCTTAATGTAGGCCGTGACGCCGAAGAGATACTCCGAGTCCTTGACGCCCTTCAAACTGGGGAACTCTGCGGAGCGGGTTGGACTAAGGGCTCTAAAACTTTAAACCCTTAA
- the kdsA gene encoding 3-deoxy-8-phosphooctulonate synthase, with product MLKINDQVTFDNDKNFVLIGGLNVLESRDLAFKAAETFLKETSKRNIPYVFKASFDKANRSSVHSYRGPGMDEGLKIFEELKKEFNIPVITDIHEPHQAKPCAEVIDILQLPAFLSRQTDLVIAMAETLKPIHVKKAQFLAPNQMRHIIKKCAEVGNDKIMLCERGTSFGYGGLIVDMLSLSEMKKFNVPVTFDVTHSLQLPGGLQNSTGGRREHLFELARAGMAVGLSAIFVEAHPDPDNAKCDGPSALPLNLLGEFLDQVKAIDDLVKSFAKIHVN from the coding sequence ATGCTTAAAATTAACGATCAGGTTACATTTGATAACGACAAAAACTTTGTCCTTATTGGTGGACTTAATGTTTTAGAGTCCCGCGACCTTGCCTTTAAAGCTGCCGAAACTTTTCTTAAAGAAACCAGTAAAAGGAATATTCCTTATGTGTTCAAGGCGTCTTTTGATAAAGCCAATAGATCTTCTGTACATTCCTACAGAGGCCCAGGAATGGATGAAGGCTTAAAAATTTTTGAAGAGCTTAAAAAAGAATTCAACATTCCTGTGATCACAGACATACACGAACCTCATCAGGCCAAGCCCTGTGCGGAAGTGATTGATATTCTACAACTTCCTGCGTTCTTATCGCGTCAGACCGACCTAGTGATTGCTATGGCTGAAACTCTTAAACCCATTCACGTTAAGAAGGCCCAGTTCCTAGCCCCCAATCAAATGCGCCACATTATTAAAAAATGTGCTGAAGTGGGCAACGACAAGATCATGCTCTGTGAACGTGGGACCAGCTTTGGTTACGGCGGGCTTATTGTAGATATGCTCAGTTTAAGTGAAATGAAAAAATTTAATGTTCCTGTGACTTTTGATGTGACCCACTCTTTGCAACTTCCTGGGGGATTGCAAAACTCCACTGGTGGTCGCAGAGAGCATCTTTTTGAACTCGCACGCGCAGGCATGGCCGTTGGCCTTTCTGCGATTTTTGTAGAGGCACATCCAGACCCCGATAACGCAAAATGCGACGGGCCATCGGCATTGCCCTTAAACTTGCTTGGTGAATTTTTAGATCAAGTTAAAGCTATTGATGATTTAGTGAAAAGTTTCGCAAAAATACATGTGAATTAG
- a CDS encoding ABC transporter ATP-binding protein — MLKKPNLIEFDSIWKSYGSLNVLSDVSFGIETGSSVAIIGESGSGKTTLLKILCGLIEADQGEVFFKSKSIFGQMSEFKRHFGYVTQRATLLPHLTVKKNIELPAHIHKNTKALKERTLALMDMLQMDPKDILNKYPFQLSGGQKQRVVIARALINDPDLLIMDEPFSALDSITKNEVYDQFLQIKAHINKTTLLVTHDFHEAELMSDKVVILHKSKIAQEGPFAEIRQNPSSKYVKNFIESQSWRVDDED; from the coding sequence ATGTTGAAAAAACCCAACCTCATCGAATTTGATTCGATCTGGAAATCTTATGGAAGCCTTAATGTTCTCTCTGATGTGAGCTTTGGGATAGAAACAGGCAGCTCAGTAGCCATCATCGGTGAAAGTGGCTCAGGAAAAACTACTCTGCTGAAAATTCTCTGCGGTCTGATAGAGGCCGATCAAGGTGAAGTCTTCTTCAAAAGTAAATCCATCTTTGGACAAATGTCAGAGTTTAAAAGACACTTTGGCTATGTCACTCAACGCGCCACTTTACTCCCTCATTTGACTGTCAAAAAAAACATTGAACTTCCTGCTCACATTCATAAAAACACAAAAGCCCTTAAGGAACGCACCCTTGCCCTTATGGACATGCTGCAAATGGACCCTAAAGACATTTTAAACAAATACCCCTTTCAGCTCAGCGGGGGTCAGAAGCAGCGAGTGGTGATTGCACGCGCTTTGATTAACGACCCTGATCTTTTGATCATGGACGAGCCTTTCTCGGCTTTAGACTCTATCACCAAAAACGAAGTGTACGACCAGTTCCTACAGATCAAAGCTCATATCAACAAAACCACTCTACTCGTCACTCATGACTTTCATGAAGCCGAGCTGATGTCAGATAAGGTGGTGATCCTACACAAATCTAAAATTGCGCAAGAAGGTCCTTTTGCTGAGATACGACAAAACCCAAGTTCAAAATATGTAAAAAACTTTATTGAATCCCAAAGCTGGCGGGTTGATGATGAAGATTAA
- a CDS encoding ABC transporter permease subunit: MMKIKLGLLFLLCCTFSTSLALAQKSDASLTIAGKNFTEQDILVDLLAVLLKEERPNIIIHKKKSLGGTSVTYESVKNGNVDMYVEYSGTAYYSIYKQTLQKSKRQIHGYLEKRFAEEGLFWSPALGFNNTYALLIKDSPDHSELKTISDLRPIAQNLMIGTDPEISTRPDGYNEFLNHYDIRFKSHMMMNTGLLYQSLNNNRVDAIIGYSTDGRIPTAGLKILQDDLGFFPDYSASVLVNQKTLEKHPWIRKALHKLYDEIDDQTMQILNAKVDFNKLDSVAVAKEFAAQKHWINPDGVVDPEQQSFWEFVKSKKNFLFKKIQEHLFLTFLAFLIVTLLGVTLGIVSYYNETVQKVAFLFVNLSQTIPSLALFGMLIPILGIGVKPSLVALVLYSLLPIVRNTYTGLCEVEPSILETCEILGMNKRQILFKVLLPMSLVTISAGLRTSLVIIVGTATIASFIGAGGLGDPIFQGITSLNNRLILLGALPAASLAILLDFLLHYGTRFLLSPGLKQDRPNMT, from the coding sequence ATGATGAAGATTAAATTAGGGCTGCTCTTTTTATTGTGTTGTACGTTTTCTACCTCTCTAGCTCTGGCGCAAAAGTCAGATGCGTCTCTTACCATTGCTGGGAAAAATTTTACTGAACAGGACATTTTGGTGGACCTTCTAGCTGTGCTTCTCAAAGAAGAACGCCCCAATATTATCATCCATAAGAAGAAAAGCCTTGGCGGCACTTCCGTCACCTACGAATCCGTCAAAAATGGAAATGTGGATATGTATGTGGAGTACTCAGGTACGGCCTACTACTCCATCTATAAACAAACTCTTCAGAAATCTAAAAGACAAATCCACGGATATTTAGAAAAACGTTTTGCCGAAGAAGGATTGTTTTGGAGTCCCGCTCTGGGCTTTAATAACACCTACGCCCTTTTGATCAAAGACAGTCCCGACCACTCAGAGTTAAAGACCATTTCTGATCTTCGACCGATTGCTCAGAACTTAATGATAGGCACTGATCCTGAAATCTCTACTCGTCCTGACGGCTACAATGAATTTTTAAATCATTATGACATTCGTTTTAAATCGCACATGATGATGAACACAGGGTTACTTTATCAGTCACTCAACAACAATCGAGTGGATGCCATCATTGGATATTCCACCGATGGCCGTATCCCTACGGCAGGCCTTAAGATTCTTCAAGATGATTTAGGTTTTTTTCCAGATTACTCGGCATCTGTTCTTGTGAATCAAAAGACTTTAGAAAAGCACCCATGGATTCGCAAAGCTCTGCATAAACTTTATGACGAGATTGATGATCAAACCATGCAAATCTTAAATGCAAAGGTGGACTTCAACAAATTGGACTCTGTAGCTGTAGCTAAAGAATTTGCGGCACAAAAGCATTGGATCAACCCCGACGGCGTTGTCGATCCTGAGCAGCAGTCCTTTTGGGAGTTTGTAAAAAGCAAAAAGAATTTTTTATTTAAAAAAATCCAAGAGCATTTATTTCTAACATTTTTAGCTTTTCTTATTGTCACTTTGCTTGGGGTGACCCTTGGTATTGTCTCTTACTATAATGAAACCGTACAGAAGGTGGCGTTCCTCTTCGTCAACTTAAGCCAAACCATACCCAGTTTAGCGCTGTTTGGAATGTTGATTCCTATTTTAGGCATTGGGGTTAAACCCAGCTTAGTGGCACTAGTTTTATACTCTCTTTTACCTATTGTCAGAAACACCTACACAGGCTTGTGTGAAGTCGAACCTTCCATCCTAGAGACCTGTGAGATTCTTGGCATGAATAAACGTCAAATTCTTTTTAAGGTTCTACTGCCCATGTCTTTAGTGACCATTTCCGCAGGTTTAAGAACCAGCCTTGTCATCATTGTGGGTACTGCTACCATTGCTTCTTTTATTGGTGCGGGTGGGTTGGGTGACCCTATCTTTCAAGGCATCACTTCATTAAATAACCGCCTGATCCTCTTAGGGGCCTTACCTGCGGCGTCATTAGCCATTCTCTTAGACTTTTTACTGCACTATGGCACCCGTTTTTTACTCTCGCCAGGACTGAAACAAGATCGACCAAACATGACTTGA
- a CDS encoding aromatic amino acid hydroxylase: protein MGEHIKDIPLHLHKYIVEQNYERYTWEDQEVWRFIMQQLKSYLSVHAHPAYVEGLSKTGISTEEIPKITDMDSKLKKFGWRAVPVSGFIPPAAFMEFQSLSILPIASDMRTVEHILYTPAPDIVHEAAGHAPILIDPDFSRYLKSYAEVASKSLLSSEDLALYEAIRNLSDIKEAPGSTDEDIKKHNDHLNHVIQSMSFVSEAQLLGRMNWWTAEYGLIGPLDQPKIFGAGLLSSIGESRNALTKPKKLPLTVGCLNYSYDITEQQPQLFVTPDFDNLITVLDEMSETLAYKVGGKKALDKALQANTVCTVILEGGLSYSGILEKYQGDDKGASYLGFKGPVQIANDEGFIELIETPYYEVTFNDPIPVPSVHGGPRDFKNFPMIDDFVASRVPTKKRSDYDLKKFASYKDLRDLRQQGSQNQWKDEAFHRLYDVYNSELSKEWLLGLGLLEVLLRYSPSSQDPIVRLTQNLKSQTLISEDEKTCIELGFELFRKEALC from the coding sequence ATGGGCGAACACATTAAAGACATTCCATTACATTTGCATAAGTACATCGTCGAACAAAACTATGAACGTTACACATGGGAAGACCAAGAAGTGTGGCGCTTTATCATGCAGCAATTGAAGTCTTATCTTTCTGTGCACGCCCATCCTGCTTACGTCGAAGGGCTAAGTAAAACAGGAATCAGCACCGAAGAAATTCCTAAAATTACGGACATGGATAGCAAACTTAAAAAGTTTGGCTGGCGCGCCGTTCCCGTCAGCGGATTCATCCCCCCTGCCGCATTTATGGAGTTTCAATCCCTAAGCATCCTACCCATAGCTAGTGATATGAGAACAGTGGAGCACATTCTTTACACTCCCGCTCCTGATATTGTTCACGAAGCTGCGGGACATGCTCCGATTCTTATCGATCCTGATTTTTCGAGATATTTAAAAAGTTACGCGGAAGTGGCCAGTAAATCACTCTTGAGCTCCGAGGACTTGGCCCTTTATGAGGCCATTAGAAACTTAAGTGACATCAAAGAGGCACCTGGCAGCACAGACGAAGACATTAAAAAACACAATGATCATTTGAATCATGTCATCCAGTCGATGAGCTTTGTGTCTGAAGCCCAGCTTTTGGGACGTATGAATTGGTGGACCGCGGAGTATGGTCTTATTGGTCCCCTTGATCAGCCCAAAATATTTGGCGCAGGACTTTTATCCTCCATCGGTGAATCTCGTAATGCTTTAACTAAACCCAAAAAACTTCCTCTGACAGTCGGCTGTTTAAACTACAGCTATGATATCACCGAGCAACAACCGCAACTTTTTGTGACTCCTGATTTTGATAATCTCATCACTGTCCTAGATGAAATGTCAGAAACTCTGGCCTATAAGGTTGGCGGCAAAAAGGCTTTAGATAAAGCTTTACAAGCCAACACCGTGTGCACTGTGATCTTAGAGGGAGGGCTTAGCTATTCTGGGATTTTAGAAAAGTATCAAGGTGATGATAAAGGAGCTAGCTATCTGGGCTTTAAGGGCCCCGTACAAATCGCTAACGATGAGGGGTTTATTGAACTGATCGAAACTCCTTACTATGAAGTTACATTTAATGATCCTATTCCTGTGCCTTCTGTGCATGGTGGCCCTAGAGACTTTAAAAACTTTCCTATGATAGATGACTTTGTGGCATCACGAGTGCCCACAAAAAAACGCAGCGACTACGATTTGAAAAAATTTGCCTCTTACAAAGACTTGCGAGACTTACGACAACAAGGAAGTCAAAACCAGTGGAAGGACGAAGCTTTCCATCGTCTTTATGATGTCTATAACTCCGAACTTTCTAAAGAATGGCTCTTGGGACTTGGACTGCTTGAGGTGTTATTGCGCTATTCACCGTCATCCCAAGACCCTATTGTTCGCTTAACCCAAAATCTTAAATCTCAAACTCTGATATCAGAAGATGAAAAGACCTGCATTGAACTTGGATTTGAACTGTTTCGCAAAGAGGCTCTTTGTTAG
- a CDS encoding RNA methyltransferase, with product MPPKKPIVHSVLVRTKNAANIGSAARATANLSTDGKLILIGARTSLNSQSRKMAAGAQDILDQHEAYESWEDFLNTHASGIRLGLSRRSGKQRKPLSLPDSLHRALSVPEHHSAHIYLVFGPEEDGLSTDDLDHCHMTCFLPTYGSFKSLNLAQAVLLAHYVTQQNLEQLIFKKDGYSLGTLPQFEQLTSQGSPLFPDQAFKEYLKMVLPHTHDQTLSNSYEILRRMILRATPTHKELELFSLTIKNCLDLKTRSIDDTTIVGSKTE from the coding sequence GTGCCCCCCAAAAAGCCCATAGTCCATAGTGTTTTAGTACGCACAAAAAATGCGGCTAACATTGGTTCTGCGGCACGTGCTACAGCCAATCTCTCCACAGATGGCAAGCTGATCCTGATCGGTGCCCGAACAAGCCTTAACAGTCAGTCCCGTAAGATGGCGGCAGGCGCACAAGACATTTTGGATCAGCACGAGGCTTATGAAAGTTGGGAAGACTTTTTAAACACTCATGCCTCAGGAATTCGTTTAGGGCTGTCGCGCCGTAGTGGTAAACAGCGCAAGCCGCTCTCGCTTCCCGACTCTCTACATCGCGCCCTCAGTGTGCCCGAGCATCACTCGGCTCATATCTATTTAGTTTTTGGACCCGAAGAGGATGGCCTAAGCACAGACGATCTGGATCACTGCCACATGACCTGCTTTTTACCTACTTACGGAAGTTTTAAGTCCCTCAACCTCGCGCAGGCCGTACTGCTGGCCCATTACGTGACCCAGCAGAACTTAGAGCAGCTCATCTTTAAAAAAGACGGATACTCACTTGGAACACTCCCGCAGTTTGAACAGCTCACCAGCCAAGGTAGCCCCTTATTTCCCGATCAAGCCTTTAAAGAGTATCTGAAGATGGTCCTTCCCCACACCCATGATCAAACTTTGAGCAACAGTTATGAGATTCTACGCCGAATGATTCTTCGAGCCACACCCACTCACAAAGAGCTTGAACTTTTCTCTTTAACGATAAAAAACTGTCTTGATCTTAAAACCAGAAGCATTGACGATACTACCATAGTTGGGAGTAAGACAGAGTGA